A single genomic interval of Scyliorhinus canicula chromosome 15, sScyCan1.1, whole genome shotgun sequence harbors:
- the LOC119978735 gene encoding hyaluronidase PH-20-like: protein MDPFNLLGIFSGCINGLVIFWHLLHIPVCSGRPQMKTALPLKRNIPFLAMWNAPTDLCTRKFGVTFDLTSFPMVSTTRRSPFQQDVRIFYNRMIGHYPHYDEMTGQEFDGGIPQQVKMDEHLRKAERDVRELIPSNTSRGLAVIDWENWRPLWSRNWHHKLIYRRQSIELVQQKDLSLTPQRAAEIAKTQFEEAAKKIILKSLQLGKQLRPNQLWGYYLFPNCYNYMHKNRNTTYTGVCPPHAISQNNELLWLWQESTALYPSIYLSKLFKTSDNAKLFVQNRVQEAMRVAALCKENYSLPVYPYTRIVYRNSQNETLSEANLISTIGESASLGAAGIVIWESTNSTKNKHTCTMLQGLVDTLLNRYVLNVTHAARLCSRALCRHKGRCLRKNWESSDYLHLNPNNFKIRRKNNGRLTVIGQASLKDLEHMAEKFTCQCYVGKNCDSRSRIHWHRLTLINPQYLLQEMN from the exons ATGGACCCATTCAACCTTTTAGGAATTTTCAGTGGCTGCATTAATGGTTTGGTCATTTTTTGGCACCTTTTGCACATCCCAGTTTGCTCTGGCCGGCCGCAAATGAAGACTGCACTCCCCCTGAAGAGGAACATTCCATTCCTCGCGATGTGGAATGCACCGACGGATCTTTGCACAAGGAAGTTCGGAGTGACTTTCGACCTGACGTCTTTTCCAATGGTGTCTACCACACGGCGAAGTCCATTTCAGCAAGACGTTAGAATCTTCTACAATCGTATGATTGGTCACTATCCTCACTATGACGAGATGACGGGTCAGGAGTTCGATGGCGGCATCCCACAGCAGGTTAAAATGGATGAGCACTTGCGAAAGGCTGAGCGGGATGTCCGGGAGTTAATCCCATCCAACACATCCCGAGGGTTGGCCGTTATCGACTGGGAAAACTGGAGGCCCCTCTGGAGCCGGAACTGGCACCACAAGTTAATCTACCGTCGCCAGTCCATTGAGTTAGTTCAGCAGAAGGACCTCTCCTTAACACCCCAAAGGGCAGCTGAAATTGCCAAGACACAATTTGAAGAAGCTGCGAAAAAAATTATATTGAAGTCTCTGCAGCTGGGAAAGCAATTAAGACCAAACCAATTATGGGGATACTATTTGTTCCCCAATTGTTACAACTATATGCACAAGAACAGGAATACAACATACACAGGGGTGTGTCCACCACATGCGATATCACAGAACAATGAACTCCTCTGGTTATGGCAAGAAAGCACAGCCCTTTACCCGAGTATTTATCTGTCCAAACTGTTCAAGACTTCTGACAATGCTAAGCTGTTTGTACAGAATCGTGTCCAAGAGGCGATGAGGGTTGCAGCGCTCTGCAAGGAGAACTATTCGCTCCCCGTCTATCCTTACACCCGGATAGTCTACCGTAATTCGCAGAATGAAACCCTCTCTGAG GCCAATCTGATCAGTACAATTGGAGAAAGTGCATCGCTTGGAGCAGCCGGGATCGTTATTTGGGAAAGCACAAACTCAACTAAAAATAAA CATACCTGCACAATGTTGCAGGGTCTCGTTGACACGCTCCTGAATCGCTACGTCTTGAATGTCACGCACGCGGCGAGACTATGCAGCAGAGCGCTGTGTCGACACAAGGGCAGGTGTTTACGGAAGAACTGGGAGTCCAGCGACTACCTGCACTTGAACCCAAACAACTTCAAGATACGCAGGAAAAACAACGGACGTCTTACAGTAATAGGCCAAGCATCCCTGAAGGATCTGGAGCACATGGCAGAGAAATTCACCTGCCAGTGTTACGTTGGGAAAAACTGTGACTCTCGTTCCCGCATTCACTGGCACAGATTAACTTTAATAAACCCGCAATACCTTCTTCAAGAAATGAATTAA